A genomic segment from Spinacia oleracea cultivar Varoflay chromosome 3, BTI_SOV_V1, whole genome shotgun sequence encodes:
- the LOC110801239 gene encoding uncharacterized protein, whose amino-acid sequence MRVDNTYPLCNKNAEDESRLFRDCQVVSHVWRALDLGINTQQDTSIVIQDWITNFMNCMWKEDEPNSSHASNFVANFWGIWLHRNAVVFRNLTPHPRSILEITKKACTDNEEGIEIRQREAEKKIRDQNIHSRPVVILKGDFNTSGFKLLVDGAWKRKKNGDSVVAIGWIIMHDQITIAKGGGRIIASSAIQAEGYSILRGLIEVTQRNIKQITTLSDNRVICSLLKEGRTGALEIAGILEDIRVTAVMFDFCSIVNVSRNNITPAHDLVVAARKHGMVA is encoded by the coding sequence ATGAGGGTAGACAACACATACCCTCTTTGCAACAAGAATGCAGAAGACGAAAGTCGCCTTTTCAGAGATTGTCAGGTTGTAAGCCATGTGTGGAGAGCGTTAGATTTGGGGATTAACACACAACAAGACACAAGCATTGTCATCCAAGATTGGATTACAAACTTCATGAACTGTATGTGGAAGGAAGACGAGCCTAATAGCTCGCACGCATCCAATTTCGTGGCCAACTTTTGGGGCATTTGGCTCCATAGGAATGCAGTGGTTTTTAGAAATCTTACGCCGCACCCGAGGAGCATCCTAGAAATAACAAAGAAGGCATGTACTGACAACGAGGAAGGGATTGAAATTAGACAACGAGAAGCTGAGAAGAAAATCCGGGATCAGAACATCCACTCAAGGCCGGTTGTAATTCTGAAGGGTGATTTCAATACGTCTGGTTTCAAACTGCTGGTGGATGGAGCATGGAAGAGGAAGAAAAATGGAGACTCAGTGGTGGCAATTGGTTGGATTATCATGCATGACCAAATCACAATAGCCAAGGGAGGAGGAAGAATTATAGCCTCCTCAGCTATACAAGCTGAAGGGTATTCCATATTGAGAGGCCTCATTGAGGTGACACAAAGAAATATCAAACAAATCACCACACTCTCGGACAATAGAGTGATTTGCAGCCTGCTCAAGGAAGGAAGAACGGGTGCTCTTGAAATTGCTGGAATCCTAGAAGATATTAGAGTCACTGCTGTAATGTTTGATTTCTGTTCTATAGTTAATGTATCGCGTAACAATATTACACCTGCCCATGACCTAGTTGTAGCAGCTAGAAAACATGGGATGGTGGCGTAG
- the LOC110801240 gene encoding uncharacterized protein At5g64816-like: MVEVWWSLLGAAIPAIFAGQAWRIKRRRDEEQRIKSARGREKSSDDIFVCERICMSKRMLKKVGAFSKDPIPDTCVTVCGVSELDACTDACARTVCVNQHHVPNWNDVSLRRCQSECLKLSASRSSYDIRTNIGGVASLIEARNEYDPLPKVKLDTWVPKTGCCAATGKRIVLENNMITGFQVLSI; this comes from the exons ATGGTGGAAGTATGGTGGTCCCTTTTGGGGGCAGCTATTCCAGCTATTTTTGCAGGGCAGGCCTGGAGGATTAAGAGAAGGCGGGATGAGGAGCAGAGAATTAAGAGTGCAAGAGGCCGAGAAAAGAGCTCAGACGACATTTTCGTTTGTGAAAGGATTTGCATGTCAAAGCGCATGTTAAAAAAGGTTGGTGCTTTCTCTAAGGATCCAATCCCAGATACTTGTGTCACTGTCTGTGGAGTCTCAGAGCTTGATGCATGCACTGATGCATGTGCACGGACTGTTTGTGTCAATCAACATCATGTTCCGAACTGGAATGATGTTAGTCTTCGAAGATGTCAAAGTGAATGTCTTAAGCTCTCTGCATCTCGTTCTTCCTATGACATAAGAACCAACATTGG AGGTGTTGCTTCATTAATTGAAGCGCGTAATGAATATGATCCATTGCCAAAAGTAAAACTAGATACTTGGGTCCCAAAGACCGGTTGCTGTGCAGCAACTGGCAAG AGAATTGTGTTAGAGAACAATATGATTACTGGATTCCAAGTTTTGTCAATTTGA
- the LOC110801241 gene encoding uncharacterized protein, with amino-acid sequence MDDHLKQLEEKMLEQSRRMESQSAQIEDQSKKLDGLMSLLLEMKNQMRDSSSENSKYTEAPKDEQFNKLQQTDSIESYLDDFNDLKSDVLNTHRGLPEEFVLESYIGGLNPTVKPFVRAFKPTTISEAVEFARLQEEQTVAFSQKTYAAKPSSYSQKAIQAVPLNTNKPMNSGLPALLPIPNTKPNQLTKFNPRYATNFRHILADVRAEKITKGLCYYFDAPYDRTRKCQFKEPQLFSVEISSSNEEKYSHDSKDEGDDLDSTGVVEPILSLNALSGNQKFQTMRVTGTRNSKLFHVLVDSGSTHNFLDLELAKKLGCVIDSIPSQAVTVADGNHLACQHVCKGFTWTMQGRSFTADMMLIVLGGCDMVLGVQWLATLGPICWDFKALSMEFTIDGGQFVLRGIHPQKVKVVEGTPSAKLINNAVQLCLLQVRDVSFMSLQNTELQQHHSLELKLLKTSTTLQISTKLKQRDVIEHLVQDRLERGVIQNSSSPFASPVVLVGKKDGTWRICVDYRELNNRTIKKKFPIPVIDELIDESAGAAVFSKLDLRAGYHQLRVHEHDVYKTAFKTHSRHFEFLVMPFGLTNAPASFQNWMYSVFKPLLRKCVLVFFDDILVYNRDKEQHWGHLAQVFELMRVHQMFANASKCSFAIDRVEYLGHFISATGVETDPNKIAAVESWPVPKSVKDLRSFLGLAGYYRKFFMHYSLISKPLTNLLKKEAFSWSDEAHTAFLSLKKAIVTAHVLAVPDFAKPFVVETDASNTSIGAVLMQDNHPLAFISRALGPKWQRLSVYEKELLAIVCAVRKWE; translated from the exons ATGGATGATCACTTGAAACAATTGGAGGAAAAAATGCTTGAACAATCAAGAAGGATGGAGAGTCAATCTGCTCAGATTGAAGACCAATCCAAGAAACTGGATGGATTGATGAGTCTGCTTTTGGAGATGAAGAATCAAATGAGGGATTCTAGTTCTGAGAACAGCAAATATACTGAAGCTCCAAAAGATG AGCAATTCAATAAGCTGCAACAAACCGATTCCATAGAGTCATACTTAgatgattttaatgatttaaagtCTGATGTCTTGAACACTCATCGTGGTTTGCCTGAAGAATTTGTGTTGGAAAGCTATATTGGTGGCTTAAATCCAACTGTTAAACCTTTTGTTAGAGCCTTTAAACCTACCACTATATCTGAAGCTGTTGAGTTTGCTAGACTGCAAGAAGAACAAACTGTAGCTTTCTCACAGAAAACTTATGCAGCCAAACCAAGTTCCTATTCACAGAAAGCTATTCAAGCTGTACCACTAAACACAAACAAACCCATGAACTCTGGCCTACCTGCTTTGCTACCTATACCAAACACAAAACCCAATCAACTCACCAAATTTAACCCAAGATATGCTACGAACTTTAGGCATATTCTAGCAGATGTGAGAGCTGAAAAAATTACCAAAGGGCTATGCTATTATTTTGATGCTCCATATGACAGAACACGTAAATGCCAATTTAAGGAACCCCAGCTGTTTAGTGTGGAAATATCTAGTAGTAATGAGGAGAAATATTCACATGACAGTAAGGATGAAGGGGATGATTTGGATAGTACTGGAGTTGTTGAACCCATTTTATCTCTTAATGCACTTTCTGGGAATCAAAAATTTCAGACTATGAGAGTCACAGGTACTAGGAATAGCAAGTTGTTTCATGTTTTGGTGGATTCTGGAAGTACCCATAACTTCCTTGATCTTGAGTTAGCTAAGAAGTTGGGCTGTGTAATTGATTCCATACCTTCGCAGGCTGTCACAGTAGCAGATGGGAATCATCTAGCATGCCAACATGTCTGCAAAGGGTTTACTTGGACCATGCAGGGTAGATCATTTACAGCTGATATGATGCTAATTGTTTTGGGAGGTTGTGACATGGTTCTTGGTGTTCAATGGTTGGCAACACTAGGGCCTATATGTTGGGATTTTAAGGCTTTATCAATGGAGTTCACCATAGATGGAGGACAGTTTGTATTGAGGGGCATCCATCCACAAAAGGTGAAAGTTGTAGAGGGCACACCATCAGCAAAGCTGATCAATAATGCAGTACAACTTTGTCTTTTGCAAGTAAGAGATGTTTCTTTTATGTCTTTGCAAAATACAGAACTCCAGCAACATCATTCACTTGAGTTAAAGCTCTTAAAGACAAGTACA ACCCTCCAGATATCCACTAAATTAAAACAAAGGGATGTAATTGAACATTTGGTCCAAGATAGGCTTGAAAGAGGGGTGATACAGAACAGTTCTAGTCCATTTGCTTCACCAGTTGTCTTGGTAGGCAAGAAAGATGGCACTTGGAGGATTTGTGTGGATTATAGAGAACTGAACAATAGAACTATAAAGAAAAAATTCCCTATACCAGTGATTGATGAGTTGATAGATGAATCGGCTGGTGCTGCAGTTTTTAGTAAGTTGGATCTAAGAGCAGGTTACCATCAGTTAAGGGTGCATGAACATGATGTGTACAAAACTGCATTCAAGACACATTCAAgacattttgaatttcttgtgATGCCTTTTGGACTCACTAATGCTCCTGCTTCTTTTCAGAATTGGATGTATAGTGTTTTCAAACCACTACTCAGAAAGTGTGTTTTGGTTTTCTTTGATGACATTCTTGTATACAACAGAGATAAGGAGCAACATTGGGGACATTTGGCTCAGGTGTTTGAGTTAATGAGGGTGCATCAAATGTTTGCTAATGCCAGCAAGTGTAGCTTTGCTATTGATAGGGTGGAATACTTAGGCCATTTCATCTCTGCAACAGGAGTTGAAACTGATCCCAACAAGATTGCTGCTGTGGAAAGTTGGCCAGTACCTAAGTCAGTCAAAGATTTAAGGAGTTTCTTGGGGTTAGCTGGTTACTATAGGAAGTTTTTCATGCATTATTCTTTGATTAGTAAGCCACTCACTAATCTTCTTAAAAAGGAAGCATTCTCTTGGTCTGATGAAGCTCACACAGCTTTTCTCTCCCTTAAGAAAGCTATAGTAACTGCTCATGTATTAGCAGTGCCAGATTTTGCTAAGCCATTTGTAGTGGAAACAGATGCATCCAATACTAGCATTGGAGCAGTGTTGATGCAGGATAACCATCCCTTAGCTTTTATAAGCAGAGCACTAGGACCTAAGTGGCAAAGATTGTCAGTGTATGAAAAAGAATTGTTGGCCATAGTGTGTGCTGTTCGAAAATGGGAGTAG
- the LOC110801245 gene encoding small GTPase LIP1: MMFWRERERDNNKEQNGGPLCGQVRVLVVGDSGVGKTSLVDLITKGSSITRPSQTIGCSVNVKHITCGSPSSSSNSISGDVERNFFVELWDISGHERYKDCRSLFYTQINGVIFVYDLSQRRTKTSLHKWAAEIAASGTFSAPMGVGGPGGLPIPYIVVSNKADIAAKEGTQGSSGNLVDVARQWVEKQGLLPASEELPLTESFPGNGALIAAAKESRFDKEAVTKFFRMLIRRRYFSDRLPPSNPWSVSPIQRSFRSSDDITSCKDQSINHTSLNGDPYKYNVLPPMPAQHNLTPPPTLYPQRPMLTPEVNNVPRYSLASAAELSYTKSKRTDINV, encoded by the exons ATGATGTTCTGGAGGGAGCGAGAGAGAGATAATAATAAGGAGCAAAACGGTGGCCCCCTTTGTGGGCAGGTCCGAGTTCTTGTAGTTGGAGATTCAG GTGTGGGAAAAACTTCTCTTGTAGATTTAATCACCAAAGGTTCTTCCATCACTCGTCCTTCTCAAACAATAGGATGTTCAGTTAACGTGAAG CACATTACTTGTGGAAGCCCTAGTAGTTCATCAAATAGCATTAGCGGTGATGTTGAAAGAAATTTCTTTGTTGAATTATGGGATATCTCAGGCCATGAGCGTTATAAAGACTGCCGATCACTTTTCTACACGCAAATTAATG GTGTCATTTTTGTTTATGATCTCTCACAACGGAGAACAAAAACAAGTTTGCATAAATGGGCGGCAGAAATTGCTGCAAGTGGGACGTTTTCTGCTCCAATGGGAGTTGGAGGCCCTGGTGGTCTTCCTATTCCGTACATTGTTGTCAGTAATAAAGCAGATATTGCAGCAAAAGAAGGTACTCAAGGAAGCAGTGGTAATCTTGTGGATGTAGCTCGGCAATGGGTTGAGAAGCAGGGGCTTCTTCCAGCAAGCGAGGAATTGCCACTTACTGAGAGTTTTCCTGGCAATGGAGCATTGATAGCT GCTGCCAAAGAATCTAGGTTTGATAAAGAAGCTGTGACAAAGTTCTTCCGCATG TTAATAAGGAGGAGATATTTTTCCGATCGATTACCACCATCAAATCCATGGTCTGTTTCTCCAATTCAAAGGTCATTTCGGTCATCTGATGACATAACAAGTTGCAAAGATCAATCCATAAACCATACAAG CTTAAACGGGGATCCTTACAAGTACAATGTGCTTCCTCCCATGCCGGCTCAACACAACCTTACTCCTCCCCCGACACTTTACCCTCAGCGTCCAATGTTGACCCCAGAAGTCAATAACGTGCCTCGTTATAGTCTGGCCAGTGCTGCAGAACTCAGTTATACTAAATCAAAACGTAcggatattaatgtttga